One window from the genome of Choloepus didactylus isolate mChoDid1 chromosome 2, mChoDid1.pri, whole genome shotgun sequence encodes:
- the LOC119526267 gene encoding LOW QUALITY PROTEIN: major histocompatibility complex class I-related gene protein (The sequence of the model RefSeq protein was modified relative to this genomic sequence to represent the inferred CDS: inserted 1 base in 1 codon; substituted 1 base at 1 genomic stop codon) yields MAENLASDHWERYTQLLXGWQQAFKMELQYLQCRYNHSGFHTYQRMIGCELQNGSTTGFLLYAYDGQNFMIFNKDTRSWMAVDNVASTTKWAWEASVHELQYXKDWLETECIACLKRSLEYGKDILQRTDPLLVRINHKETSGISTLFCRAHGFCPTEISMTWLKNVEETVQEIDYGEILPSADGSYQTWISVKKVSWSSVSDGVHVVLQVPGESGTIPLVMKAITGSTALDIVLAGVHVLAWRRRPQVTHLTQEGCEFLLFILWSL; encoded by the exons ATGGCAGAGAACCTTGCATCTGATCACTGGGAGAGGTACACTCAGCTGC GGGGCTGGCAGCAGGCATTCAAGATGGAGCTGCAGTATCTGCAGTGTCGCTACAATCACTCAG GGTTTCACACCTACCAGAGAATGATTGGCTGCGAGCTGCAGAACGGCAGCACCACAGGATTTCTCCTGTATGCATATGATGGACAGAATTTCATGATCTTCAATAAAGACACCCGTTCCTGGATGGCTGTAGACAATGTGGCTTCCACCACCAAGTGGGCATGGGAAGCCAGTGTGCATGAGTTACAATATTAGAAGGATTGGCTGGAAACAGAATGTATTGCCTGTTTGAAGAGGTCCCTGGAGTATGGGAAAGATATCCTACAAAGGACAG ACCCCCTCCTGGTCAGAATAAATCACAAAGAAACTTCAGGGATTTCAACTCTTTTCTGCAGAGCTCATGGTTTCTGCCCCACAGAGATTTCCATGACCTGGTTGAAAAATGTGGAAGAAACTGTCCAAGAAATTGACTATGGAGAAATTCTTCCCAGTGCGGATGGAAGCTATCAGACGTGGATATCTGTCAAGAAGGTCTCTTGGAGCAGTGTCAGTGACGGCGTCCATGTGGTTCTTCAGGTGCCTGGGG AGTCAGGAACTATCCCTCTGGTGATGAAAGCCATCACTGGGTCCACTGCCCTGGACATTGTCCTGGCTGGAGTTCACGTCCTAGCCTGGAGAAGAAGACCCCAAG taacaCACCTCACTCAAGAAGGCTGTGAGTTCCTGCTTTTTATCTTGTGGAGTTTGTGA